A genomic window from Periweissella cryptocerci includes:
- a CDS encoding type IV secretory system conjugative DNA transfer family protein, whose protein sequence is MAIKTGRTPQKGNKSLFSMITHFFSGFAPDGKYNFLLNGLFFFPFTLIPTKRRNRKKYIAERNRKHESIIFYRGQFWWLIGFNIFFLYFIGIRFAVWIESVAIGIATQTGNNWSQLHGSGLMNVNTQRWWANVWLLFDIVKQYINPLRPHYELIRAFPLAFLIGLALIEFFIIRKSWRWYEQFRGTITDMASRWTTFDEMIKQFRLVPDRNEKYTGNFGYQVGHVFGYDPRLLILKPGVAIRWWLKFLVGKQRHSAGGYMGFYFLTQGASSRMVTGGSRTKKDESIGYSTFSILSRSSNRPNIIDNDAKAEDFAIALPYLRKQGFDTYVLNMLDYVNSIGYNPMYLVTELAREGEFDSVQEEMQRVVDAMYSEVQEKSSDPFWSNAAKGLIKSGAYALLDIAQRRGTWEVVTLTNISKMFSDFIRSDNDNNGQLINLLTIYFGFLRKMPPDTVRMMALDAFAQYDGSAWDTKSSILSSVYDGLMIYQEQKIAAITSHSTFSLESIGFPRVLRVEFPAEYRFQTASILIMNDAGEIVERAKQQLTRVGFLKYPFSSKMGEVFSIKIFFETTFEHRDFNPLDTNMLIQATKQYEHIGSKLTRDPYSKELVLKEIQITDFSSTDDKITANSVEVRYAERPKAIFLVTPPDNNTYNQLASVFLNQMYNVNSHRASLLDRKKLDTQIVYKFNEAGQMNAIADIDKKVSLGLGQGQFFDWYFQSLSQLTRHYSKDVAEIIKDNSLLWSHILSPNLETNEQISKMLGQQTVLVDNNNAGLGDKGKVQRRLREEKIPLLSADELNSKILDNEMITFRTLERQDKRGLSVSANHIFASDNMRMPYRYENDTGNFNLNHYVADLKLDAEHADLTMFDLRENFLPELKLLADEVGERLEFTETGFIYGENGVEEEVNIGTLDNRVTEHNDNDEFLMQYQFEDNKLLNSIIKPQIKSLTKTLSKISNPETKAYRVALDKDPALFFKTPENNRWGVMKELFGDNLGILLDKISAYGEISGDDAVSEIEDDLHVNEDYQADTDRFLSAEQIEDDKLLLIIKNSAVSFLPVGKDIADGTLRQVRNQLTNAGQIRLVFRQPAYNNWGTMRKLFDKNFNYLLEAMQNYEYYEEDEF, encoded by the coding sequence ATGGCAATAAAAACTGGGCGAACTCCTCAAAAAGGTAACAAATCACTTTTCAGTATGATTACCCATTTTTTCAGTGGTTTCGCACCTGATGGTAAATACAATTTTTTGCTCAATGGGCTATTCTTTTTTCCATTCACGTTAATTCCTACCAAACGTAGAAATCGAAAGAAGTACATTGCTGAACGAAATCGAAAACATGAATCAATTATTTTCTATCGTGGCCAATTTTGGTGGTTGATTGGATTTAATATATTCTTTTTATACTTCATTGGAATTAGGTTTGCGGTATGGATTGAGAGTGTAGCTATTGGCATTGCAACGCAAACTGGTAACAATTGGTCACAGTTGCACGGTTCAGGATTGATGAATGTTAATACGCAACGCTGGTGGGCAAATGTATGGTTGCTATTTGATATTGTAAAGCAATATATCAATCCACTCCGTCCACACTATGAATTAATTCGTGCGTTTCCCTTGGCATTTTTGATAGGTTTGGCATTGATTGAATTCTTTATAATTCGGAAATCATGGCGATGGTATGAACAGTTTCGTGGGACTATTACCGATATGGCATCACGCTGGACGACTTTTGATGAAATGATTAAACAGTTCCGTCTTGTCCCAGATAGAAATGAAAAATATACCGGTAATTTTGGTTATCAAGTAGGCCATGTATTTGGATATGATCCACGATTGCTTATTTTAAAACCCGGTGTTGCAATACGTTGGTGGCTCAAGTTTCTAGTGGGTAAGCAACGTCATTCCGCCGGTGGTTACATGGGATTTTACTTTCTAACCCAGGGTGCAAGTTCTCGTATGGTCACCGGTGGGTCCCGGACTAAAAAAGATGAATCTATTGGGTATTCAACTTTTAGTATTCTCTCTCGGTCTTCTAATCGTCCAAATATTATTGATAACGATGCTAAGGCCGAAGATTTCGCAATCGCACTGCCATATCTACGCAAGCAAGGTTTTGACACTTACGTTCTAAATATGTTGGACTACGTGAACTCAATTGGGTATAACCCAATGTATTTGGTAACGGAACTCGCACGCGAAGGTGAATTTGATTCTGTTCAGGAAGAAATGCAACGAGTTGTAGATGCAATGTACTCGGAAGTACAAGAGAAGTCATCTGATCCTTTTTGGTCAAATGCGGCAAAAGGTTTAATTAAATCTGGGGCATATGCGTTACTTGATATTGCGCAACGTCGTGGGACGTGGGAGGTAGTGACATTAACTAATATTTCTAAGATGTTTTCAGATTTTATTCGTTCAGATAATGATAACAATGGTCAATTAATTAATCTGTTGACTATCTACTTTGGATTTCTTCGGAAAATGCCACCAGATACAGTGCGAATGATGGCTCTCGATGCCTTTGCTCAATACGATGGTTCGGCATGGGACACAAAAAGTAGTATTTTGTCCTCTGTATATGATGGATTGATGATTTACCAAGAACAAAAGATTGCCGCTATTACTTCACATAGTACATTTTCACTCGAAAGTATTGGTTTTCCACGTGTGCTGCGTGTTGAATTTCCGGCAGAATACCGTTTTCAAACAGCCTCAATCTTAATTATGAATGATGCTGGTGAAATAGTTGAACGAGCAAAGCAACAATTAACCCGAGTTGGCTTTTTAAAATATCCATTTTCTAGCAAAATGGGCGAAGTATTTTCAATCAAAATTTTCTTTGAAACGACATTCGAGCACCGTGACTTCAATCCTCTAGATACTAACATGTTAATACAAGCTACTAAACAGTATGAACATATTGGTAGTAAGTTAACGCGTGATCCATATTCTAAAGAATTAGTCCTTAAAGAAATTCAAATCACGGATTTTTCGTCAACTGATGACAAAATTACGGCGAACAGCGTTGAAGTTAGATACGCTGAACGACCAAAAGCAATATTTCTGGTCACTCCTCCTGATAACAACACCTATAACCAATTAGCTAGTGTGTTCCTTAATCAAATGTATAACGTGAACTCGCACCGGGCTTCGTTACTTGACCGGAAGAAACTTGATACGCAAATTGTTTATAAATTCAACGAAGCAGGGCAAATGAATGCCATTGCTGACATTGATAAAAAGGTTTCATTGGGACTTGGTCAAGGACAATTCTTTGATTGGTATTTTCAATCACTTTCACAATTGACTCGACATTATAGTAAAGACGTTGCTGAAATCATCAAGGACAATTCATTACTTTGGTCGCATATCCTTAGTCCTAATCTTGAAACAAATGAGCAAATCTCAAAAATGTTAGGCCAACAAACGGTACTAGTTGATAACAACAATGCTGGACTTGGTGACAAGGGTAAAGTTCAACGTCGTTTACGTGAAGAAAAGATACCGTTATTAAGTGCTGACGAACTAAATAGTAAGATACTCGACAATGAAATGATTACTTTCAGAACGCTTGAAAGACAAGATAAGCGAGGGCTTTCAGTTTCAGCTAATCATATTTTTGCTTCCGACAATATGCGCATGCCATATCGGTATGAGAATGATACAGGAAACTTTAACTTAAACCATTATGTTGCCGATTTGAAATTAGATGCGGAACATGCGGACTTAACGATGTTCGACCTACGAGAAAACTTCCTTCCAGAACTTAAATTGCTAGCTGATGAAGTTGGTGAACGACTTGAATTCACAGAAACTGGCTTTATCTATGGCGAAAATGGAGTTGAGGAAGAAGTTAATATTGGAACACTTGATAATCGTGTGACCGAACACAATGATAATGATGAATTCTTGATGCAGTATCAATTCGAGGACAATAAGTTACTCAATAGTATTATTAAGCCGCAAATTAAGAGTTTAACTAAAACATTGAGTAAGATTAGTAATCCTGAAACAAAAGCTTACCGTGTCGCACTAGACAAAGACCCTGCATTATTCTTCAAAACGCCAGAGAATAACCGTTGGGGTGTTATGAAGGAATTGTTCGGTGATAATTTGGGAATCTTGTTAGACAAAATTAGTGCCTATGGGGAAATTTCTGGTGATGATGCTGTTAGTGAAATTGAAGACGACCTACATGTTAATGAAGATTATCAAGCTGATACAGACCGATTCTTATCGGCTGAACAAATCGAAGATGACAAGCTTCTGTTAATAATTAAGAATTCAGCAGTATCATTCCTTCCGGTAGGTAAAGACATTGCGGATGGAACACTTCGTCAAGTACGGAACCAACTTACTAACGCAGGTCAAATTAGATTAGTATTCAGACAGCCTGCGTACAATAATTGGGGCACGATGCGTAAATTATTCGATAAAAATTTCAATTACTTACTAGAAGCCATGCAAAACTATGAATATTACGAAGAAGATGAATTTTAA
- a CDS encoding AAA family ATPase, which translates to MMLEDGFLSRYTTNLNDKVRENIQRYKVFSRETEIKQAMVSLLQVIKSNPILVGEAGVGKTAIVEGFVHEIIRGNVHPKLKDKTVLSLQISSLMPTGDGISFAAKLQGIVDELVVANEDYILFIDEIHQIVGTGSENSKSAVDAGNILKPVLSRGDVQVIGATTIVEYHDYIESDEALARRFDVVPVNEPSKEAAREILSGIHGLFEETHGLTITNGAIEAAVELSSRYITDRYLPDKAIELIDNASARATINGENTVTELGIATVLESKLNIPAMVLLEQADEKLENLYSILTANILGQDEIMGEIVGALKVRNAGLADTSKPLSFLSGGTTGVGKTETAKVLATALFGSAEAMIRFDMSEFKQRSDVDRFKNLLIEKVKRRPYAILLLDEMEKANVEVFDLLLQVLDDGRLSDDYGRTINFKDVIVIMTSNLGADHIRNRFAKSKEFREDKQHADNFMAAYKRSLVEGGMRAEFIGRIGHILIYNVLDTPAIRSIVLNKMRTLAFKSKDKGYELLYTNESISALVPEFATGKHIVRDDYDQIIAKEPLLPIVDYLATLGFNPDTGGARALDSVIEKVVAIPLAEIMYNDKLAGMQSYDKFAFYTQGNPPDKTTTVRHAEWRAMMAKSKVRHRVEG; encoded by the coding sequence ATGATGCTTGAAGATGGCTTTTTATCGAGGTATACAACTAATCTGAATGATAAAGTGCGAGAGAATATCCAGCGCTACAAAGTCTTTAGTCGTGAAACAGAAATTAAACAAGCAATGGTTAGCCTACTACAAGTAATTAAGAGCAATCCAATTTTAGTTGGTGAGGCCGGAGTGGGAAAGACGGCAATTGTTGAAGGTTTTGTGCATGAAATCATTCGAGGGAATGTTCATCCAAAACTCAAGGATAAAACTGTCTTATCACTGCAAATATCTTCACTAATGCCAACCGGTGATGGTATATCATTTGCGGCTAAATTACAGGGGATTGTTGACGAACTTGTCGTGGCAAACGAGGATTACATTTTATTCATTGATGAAATTCACCAAATCGTTGGGACTGGTTCTGAAAACAGTAAATCTGCTGTTGACGCTGGGAACATCTTAAAGCCCGTCTTGTCTCGTGGCGATGTACAAGTGATTGGCGCTACGACTATTGTTGAATATCACGATTACATTGAGTCCGATGAAGCGTTAGCGAGACGGTTTGATGTTGTTCCGGTAAATGAACCATCCAAAGAAGCAGCTAGGGAAATTCTTAGCGGTATTCATGGCTTATTTGAAGAAACACACGGCTTAACCATTACGAATGGTGCAATTGAAGCAGCCGTTGAATTATCGAGTAGATACATTACTGATAGATATTTACCAGATAAAGCAATTGAGTTAATTGATAATGCCAGTGCGCGAGCAACCATCAACGGTGAAAATACGGTTACAGAATTAGGTATAGCCACAGTTCTGGAATCCAAGTTAAACATTCCAGCGATGGTGCTTTTGGAACAGGCAGATGAAAAGCTTGAAAATTTGTATTCGATTTTGACGGCAAATATTCTTGGCCAAGATGAAATAATGGGTGAGATCGTTGGAGCGCTAAAAGTACGAAATGCCGGGTTAGCAGATACTAGTAAACCACTCTCATTTCTCTCAGGGGGAACAACAGGGGTTGGGAAGACTGAAACTGCCAAGGTACTGGCAACTGCATTATTTGGGTCAGCGGAAGCTATGATTAGGTTTGATATGTCCGAGTTTAAGCAAAGGTCAGACGTTGACCGATTTAAAAATCTGCTTATTGAAAAAGTTAAGCGTCGTCCCTATGCAATTCTATTACTGGATGAAATGGAAAAAGCAAATGTTGAAGTATTCGATTTACTGTTACAAGTCCTTGATGATGGGCGATTAAGTGATGACTATGGGCGAACGATTAACTTCAAAGACGTTATTGTCATAATGACATCGAACTTAGGTGCCGACCACATTCGCAATCGTTTTGCTAAAAGTAAGGAATTTCGTGAAGATAAACAGCATGCGGACAATTTTATGGCCGCGTATAAACGTTCATTAGTTGAAGGTGGTATGCGTGCTGAATTTATTGGACGGATTGGTCACATATTAATTTACAACGTTTTAGATACGCCAGCAATTCGTTCGATTGTACTAAACAAAATGCGTACTTTAGCTTTTAAATCAAAAGATAAAGGTTATGAATTGCTATATACAAATGAAAGCATATCGGCATTAGTACCTGAATTTGCCACTGGAAAACACATCGTTCGAGACGACTATGACCAAATAATTGCAAAGGAACCATTATTACCAATTGTTGATTATCTAGCTACATTAGGATTTAATCCCGATACAGGTGGTGCCAGGGCACTGGATTCAGTGATTGAAAAAGTTGTCGCTATTCCACTAGCTGAAATTATGTACAACGACAAACTGGCTGGAATGCAAAGTTACGATAAATTTGCGTTCTATACGCAAGGTAATCCACCAGATAAAACTACCACCGTCCGCCACGCAGAATGGCGCGCTATGATGGCTAAATCAAAAGTAAGACATCGAGTGGAGGGGTAG
- a CDS encoding toprim domain-containing protein codes for MGKMTDEEKQYLKSLPIVSYMEQRGIPFEKFGRNAVKVLPHGGFDHHTVVINTQTNWYHWNSRGTHGDLVKFIEMYENVDQKEALRIRMEFGNYAKDKNIDIEGIVRNAQADVPREDFNIAKYRFDNNTDHVRDYLINERGYSPKFTDGLIKVGLVKQGFKRKDTDSGEVLNPEAFFLWQDPISAEIKGADRQGTTIDYEKFGKRGAEKRIAYSSDSDSGYNLHYGTGRGTLYAFESPHDLNAYAMMNGHQLKQENAHLLSISGTPHYKKILSYMDHYYGDMDKLPKIVFAMDNDLEGREVASRFNAIEFKDKSGAEVEFEVHVPPIGMKDWNDALKAKATSYRIETLEENELVVEQLQAEREARDQAQREQAEEYKKVQKKASKANDNPFDDVKLKEVAVVALVAETTSEYVAEKSIEQAKVDDNDSENDYLELYRANAGRTISNQGSVQITPDSFVTTWDASDESLKSGLFDILLVQNNDYDNAEKVGVYDTNETWAQRERAARKAVDNAIELQTTTKDWIKLQESGERAQVTTQNKEVVQAQVNKKPAEKEATLDTTTKTKKQTGQEIIDDAMKRVEQFSNNPKDIKELLDFYATQYDYSPRNLALAKAQYNGATYISSMKRLNDAGLKIRKGEKAIRILGQPSITKLIVDGDKVVSVKKATPAQKAKAESGELKTFERKTFKSVNVFDISQTDARDEDLPKLLPNKPINFKKHVSDDDLQNAYSALKAYAVTNGVPVIDNQPITDLHGAKGYYKQSLDGNAGSIAIRPDIPLTDKFSVLAHEIGHVEMHNVKTGDQSLTAPQKEFQAEMVSYVVSKHFGIDTDEHAVGYIANWTQNGEKLDDKAKLIEKVGLVSRQINKAVDGKVNDANELTKTKEQTKEKSLTPKKTKQPGQYPRQSTEKTTSKDAELLAPALEFTQDQMKQLRFAYEQGALGIDQRSYHFESSGAFLAFLKDAGVNSQVVQRTAMKTTKIPMKRINHWAIQQREDEIKRKRIK; via the coding sequence ATGGGTAAAATGACGGATGAAGAAAAACAATATCTAAAATCGTTACCAATCGTTAGTTACATGGAACAACGTGGTATCCCATTTGAAAAGTTTGGTCGTAATGCCGTCAAAGTATTACCACACGGAGGGTTTGATCATCACACGGTGGTGATTAATACACAAACCAATTGGTATCACTGGAATTCTCGTGGTACACATGGTGATTTGGTTAAGTTCATCGAAATGTATGAAAATGTAGACCAAAAAGAGGCATTGCGGATTCGGATGGAATTTGGGAATTACGCGAAAGATAAGAATATTGATATTGAAGGAATCGTGAGAAATGCGCAAGCTGATGTACCTCGTGAAGATTTTAATATTGCTAAATACAGATTTGATAATAATACAGACCACGTGCGTGATTATCTGATTAACGAACGTGGATACAGCCCCAAATTTACCGATGGACTAATCAAGGTGGGGCTAGTTAAACAAGGATTCAAACGAAAGGACACAGATTCGGGCGAAGTCCTGAATCCAGAAGCGTTCTTTTTATGGCAAGATCCCATATCTGCCGAAATTAAAGGCGCTGACCGACAAGGCACAACTATTGACTATGAAAAATTCGGTAAACGTGGTGCGGAAAAGCGTATCGCATATAGTTCAGATAGTGATTCTGGGTATAACTTACACTATGGAACTGGGCGAGGAACCTTGTACGCATTCGAGTCACCACATGACCTAAACGCCTATGCGATGATGAATGGACATCAACTTAAGCAAGAAAATGCGCACTTACTATCAATCTCCGGTACGCCACACTACAAGAAAATATTGTCATACATGGATCACTATTATGGCGATATGGATAAGTTACCGAAAATCGTGTTCGCAATGGATAACGACTTGGAAGGACGGGAAGTTGCTAGTCGATTTAACGCAATTGAATTTAAAGATAAAAGTGGAGCAGAAGTTGAATTCGAAGTCCACGTACCACCAATTGGTATGAAGGATTGGAACGATGCTCTTAAAGCAAAAGCCACGTCTTACCGTATTGAAACGTTGGAAGAAAATGAACTTGTAGTCGAACAGTTACAAGCGGAACGCGAGGCACGAGATCAAGCGCAGCGTGAGCAAGCAGAGGAATACAAAAAGGTACAAAAAAAGGCATCAAAGGCAAATGACAACCCATTTGATGATGTAAAACTTAAGGAAGTCGCTGTGGTGGCGCTTGTAGCAGAGACTACGAGTGAATATGTTGCTGAAAAATCCATTGAACAGGCAAAAGTTGACGACAATGATAGTGAGAACGATTACCTTGAGCTGTATCGTGCCAATGCGGGTCGTACTATTAGCAATCAGGGAAGTGTGCAAATTACGCCCGATTCATTTGTTACTACTTGGGATGCGAGTGATGAAAGTTTAAAGTCAGGACTATTTGATATTTTATTAGTTCAAAATAACGACTATGACAATGCTGAAAAGGTTGGTGTCTATGACACAAATGAAACTTGGGCACAACGGGAAAGGGCTGCTCGAAAAGCCGTGGATAATGCAATCGAGTTACAAACAACGACAAAAGATTGGATTAAGTTACAAGAGAGCGGTGAACGTGCGCAGGTAACAACCCAAAACAAAGAAGTTGTTCAAGCACAAGTGAATAAAAAACCAGCAGAAAAAGAAGCAACATTAGACACTACAACTAAAACGAAGAAGCAAACCGGTCAAGAAATTATTGATGATGCAATGAAACGGGTTGAACAATTCAGTAATAATCCCAAGGATATTAAAGAATTACTCGATTTCTATGCGACACAATATGATTACAGTCCCCGAAATCTTGCGCTAGCAAAAGCTCAATATAATGGTGCGACTTATATTTCGTCGATGAAACGTTTGAATGACGCCGGATTAAAGATTCGTAAAGGTGAAAAAGCAATCCGTATACTTGGGCAACCAAGCATTACGAAGCTAATTGTTGATGGTGACAAGGTCGTGTCGGTTAAAAAGGCTACACCAGCGCAAAAAGCAAAAGCTGAAAGCGGTGAATTAAAAACCTTTGAACGGAAAACGTTCAAAAGTGTGAATGTCTTTGATATATCACAAACGGATGCCAGGGACGAAGACCTGCCCAAACTGTTACCAAACAAGCCAATTAACTTTAAGAAGCATGTATCTGATGATGACTTGCAAAACGCTTATTCTGCGCTAAAGGCATATGCAGTTACAAACGGCGTTCCGGTTATAGATAATCAACCAATTACTGATTTACACGGGGCTAAGGGGTATTACAAGCAATCATTGGATGGTAATGCCGGCTCAATTGCTATTCGGCCAGACATTCCATTGACTGATAAATTCTCAGTGCTTGCGCATGAAATTGGTCACGTAGAAATGCACAACGTAAAAACAGGTGATCAAAGTTTGACCGCACCACAAAAAGAATTTCAGGCGGAAATGGTTTCATATGTGGTTTCGAAGCATTTCGGTATTGATACCGACGAACATGCAGTTGGTTATATTGCTAACTGGACTCAAAACGGTGAGAAATTGGATGATAAAGCGAAGTTAATCGAGAAAGTTGGTTTGGTTTCACGTCAAATTAATAAAGCAGTTGATGGAAAAGTAAATGATGCAAATGAGCTGACGAAGACTAAGGAACAAACCAAAGAGAAATCGCTAACTCCTAAAAAAACGAAACAACCAGGGCAATATCCGAGGCAAAGCACCGAAAAAACAACCAGCAAAGACGCTGAGTTACTCGCGCCAGCACTAGAATTCACTCAGGATCAGATGAAACAATTACGATTCGCGTATGAACAAGGTGCATTAGGTATTGACCAACGAAGTTATCATTTTGAGTCCAGCGGTGCGTTTTTAGCGTTTTTGAAGGACGCGGGGGTAAACAGTCAAGTTGTCCAACGAACGGCGATGAAGACCACTAAAATTCCAATGAAACGTATTAATCATTGGGCAATTCAACAGCGTGAAGATGAAATAAAAAGGAAACGTATAAAATGA
- a CDS encoding pLS20_p028 family conjugation system transmembrane protein produces MSVGAFRLFSNTPVPKDGPTNAFYQAWSEWLQPGTNGTSSMIDAMQQGVAHFFYRVTDAVDTAWQKAFDFGGFATSWANPDNELYKYAQIIFALALSAASIMMTVQLIRYRVTKGKAGKDYPVGIVVSIIAVTLLPWALNLGGQTAKTVAVDGFMQPMEKSIAIAPFQDNVLDMGMLASKDFNDDPKKIDPSKYNKLTADNLFVTPLQQRIGDDQKDAIKKMGASDDDMKVFDSKFNPDNPKGDVLKLGSGAMLTGDTFAESYPRYVVSWISIDVTLFITMLVSLFSTFSVLKAWFVQAFYGLPAIWFFLTDGAVWQRKKELWAIMQGSLVTIAMQPLAIFMFRVWLKFVNQTMQAWEVSQTTRTLLYITAMLAAFTVVMSGLSKFEEWTGASQNHGAAAQQFLAASSAARSVGGVAKGVGKLGMGAGRASAKLARNVPGTVKKVGNNMAKAGTGSMKLAGGVAEAVSHPVSTAEGMKNAGKNAITNGIGATKDKVKSVGQSITSNFDDGRYKMADVGTKSSNRESATDNKPNSVTPNSPVNEGVPRASRSVGETTPHRQNTNMGGKASNPNSANNQGAPENMASNSNNVPPESNGNSTKRPSNPNNEITQNLDVNQQNGNRINTESTPVYQGASGSNNQKSKINPATNPSTVTPPLKASKVQTKPNANAPQDQFVPSQPAKIDSKPKGKASFGNPNKRVNPAKIAPDDFSSVFDSSDIGFSDDDIPPMPGEY; encoded by the coding sequence ATGAGTGTAGGAGCGTTTAGACTTTTTTCTAATACCCCTGTACCAAAAGATGGGCCGACCAATGCTTTTTATCAAGCATGGTCTGAATGGCTACAACCAGGTACGAATGGAACATCATCAATGATTGACGCTATGCAACAAGGAGTAGCACACTTTTTCTATCGAGTGACAGATGCCGTAGATACAGCATGGCAAAAGGCGTTTGATTTTGGCGGTTTTGCGACGAGCTGGGCAAATCCAGATAACGAGCTGTACAAATACGCACAAATCATTTTTGCGCTAGCTCTCAGCGCTGCAAGCATTATGATGACTGTTCAATTAATAAGATATCGGGTCACGAAGGGCAAAGCAGGGAAAGATTACCCGGTTGGAATTGTTGTTTCAATAATTGCAGTGACACTTTTGCCCTGGGCGCTTAACCTGGGTGGACAAACTGCTAAAACAGTCGCTGTTGATGGTTTCATGCAACCAATGGAGAAATCAATCGCAATTGCACCGTTTCAAGACAATGTATTAGATATGGGAATGTTAGCGTCTAAGGATTTTAATGATGATCCGAAAAAAATTGATCCGTCTAAATATAACAAGCTAACTGCTGATAATTTATTCGTAACACCCTTACAACAACGAATTGGTGATGATCAAAAAGATGCAATCAAAAAAATGGGTGCATCTGATGACGATATGAAGGTCTTTGATAGCAAGTTCAATCCTGATAATCCAAAAGGAGATGTATTGAAACTTGGTTCAGGAGCAATGCTCACAGGTGATACGTTTGCGGAATCATATCCAAGGTACGTAGTGAGTTGGATTAGTATTGATGTGACATTATTCATAACCATGCTAGTAAGCTTATTCTCGACGTTCTCTGTGCTTAAAGCATGGTTCGTACAAGCATTCTATGGTTTACCAGCAATTTGGTTCTTCCTAACTGATGGCGCCGTCTGGCAACGAAAAAAAGAACTATGGGCTATTATGCAAGGTTCACTCGTAACGATTGCAATGCAACCACTTGCTATCTTTATGTTTAGAGTCTGGCTGAAATTTGTTAACCAGACGATGCAAGCTTGGGAAGTTAGTCAGACTACCAGAACATTATTGTATATTACGGCGATGTTAGCAGCGTTTACAGTAGTTATGAGTGGCTTATCCAAGTTCGAAGAATGGACTGGTGCCTCTCAAAACCACGGTGCCGCGGCACAACAGTTTTTGGCAGCTTCCAGTGCAGCTCGTAGTGTTGGTGGGGTTGCTAAAGGTGTTGGAAAGCTGGGCATGGGTGCAGGTAGGGCGAGTGCGAAATTAGCTCGAAATGTACCAGGAACAGTGAAAAAAGTTGGGAACAACATGGCTAAAGCCGGTACCGGGAGTATGAAGTTAGCTGGTGGGGTTGCCGAGGCGGTATCACACCCTGTAAGCACAGCAGAAGGTATGAAGAATGCCGGTAAGAACGCAATTACTAATGGAATTGGCGCAACCAAAGATAAGGTTAAATCAGTTGGCCAATCAATCACGAGTAATTTTGACGATGGCCGCTATAAAATGGCCGATGTTGGAACAAAAAGTAGCAATCGTGAGTCAGCAACTGATAATAAACCTAACTCGGTTACTCCTAATTCACCCGTAAATGAAGGAGTGCCAAGAGCAAGTAGGTCTGTCGGTGAAACAACACCACATAGACAAAATACAAATATGGGTGGAAAAGCATCAAATCCCAATAGTGCTAATAACCAAGGGGCACCAGAGAACATGGCATCAAACTCAAATAACGTACCTCCTGAATCAAATGGAAATAGTACAAAACGGCCGTCAAATCCAAATAATGAAATCACACAGAATTTGGATGTGAATCAACAAAATGGAAACAGGATTAACACTGAAAGCACACCCGTTTATCAGGGTGCAAGTGGAAGTAATAATCAAAAATCAAAAATTAATCCAGCAACTAATCCATCAACCGTTACTCCACCTTTGAAGGCAAGCAAAGTACAAACAAAACCTAATGCTAATGCACCACAAGACCAATTTGTACCGAGCCAACCTGCAAAAATTGATTCGAAACCAAAGGGGAAAGCATCTTTTGGAAACCCAAACAAAAGGGTAAATCCAGCTAAAATTGCACCGGATGATTTTAGCTCAGTTTTTGATTCAAGTGATATTGGTTTTTCAGATGATGATATTCCACCAATGCCAGGAGAGTATTAA